AGGACCTCGACACCGACAACCAGACGTGGAACAAGCGCTACCGCGAGTACACCGAGAAGATCAAGAGCGGCTGCGTCATGGAAGTGGCCAAGGTGCTGCGCGACCTCTACCTCCTCAAGGAAGACAAGGAACTCTCCTTCGGCGAGCGCAAGATGCTCGATACGGCCAAGAACCTCCTCGTCCGCGAGATCGCCGTCGCAAAGAACGCAAAGCAGGAAAAGATCGAGGAAGAGCTCAACCGCCTGATGGAGAGTTGAGCCGTCCCGGCCTCCGCCTCCCCGGCCCCACGATCCCGGCCTCTCCGGTCATCGGGCCTCCTTCACGGGCCGCCCGCCGCGCGATCCCATGAAATCTCTCGACACGCCCTCCACTCTGGCGTAAAATAGGCCCTGTCCGCCCCGGGGGCCTTGCGCTCACGAGGCGGGCACATACGTCTTTGCGTGCGGACCCGCCGGGGCGGACAGAGTGGACCGGCCCCGGCCGGCGACACCTCTCCGGCCCTCTTGCGGCCGTGACGGAGACGGACTGCCATACCCCGATGGAAGCGCCTGAAGAGATACGTAGCGTTGCGGTCATACCTGCCGCCGGCAGGGGACGGCGCGCCGGCGACAGGATGAAGGTCTACCGTCCCATCTGCGGCAGGCCGGCGCTCGCCTGGACGCTCGACGCCTTCGAGCGCTGCTACCTCGTCGACGCCGTGGTGGTCGTGGCGGCCCGCGACGACGTGGAGTACTGCCTGAACGAGATAGTGGAGAAGGAGGGCTTCGGCAAGGTGCGCATGGTCATAGCTGGCGGCAGGGAGCGCCAGGACTCCGTGGCCGGGGCGCTCAGGAGGCTGAGGGAGGAGGACTGGGACTGTGTTGTCGTCCACGACGGCGCCCGCCCCCTTGTGAGGACCGACCTCATAGAGGACGTCGTCATGGCCGGCCGGCTCTTCGGCGCGGCGACGGCGGCCGTGCCCGTCAAGGACACGGTGAAGGAGGTGAGGGACGGCGTGGTGGTGCGCACCATACCGCGCGAGGACCTCTGGGCCGTGCAGACGCCGCAGGCCTTCCGCCTCGATCTCCTCAACCGCGCCCACAGCGAGGCCGCCGCCGGGCGCGTCAAGGGCACCGACGACGCCATGCTGGTGGAGAGGCTCGGCGCGCAGGTGAGGATCGTCGACGGCGACTACGACAACATCAAGGTGACTACGGCCTGCGACTTCGCCGTCGCCGAGGCCCTGCTGGCCGCAAGGCTCCACGCAGAGAAAGGTGAATGCGAGGGGCGATGAGCACCGCCTTCCGTGTGGGCTACGGCTACGACGTCCACAGGCTCGTGACGGGACGGCCGCTCGTTCTCGGCGGCGTAGAGATACCCTTCCACCTCGGTCTCGCCGGCCACTCCGACGCCGACGTGCTCGTCCACGCCGTCATGGACGCCATGCTCGGAGCGGCGGCCCTCGGCGACATAGGCCGCCACTTCCCCCCCGGAGACCCGGAGTACAGGGACATATCGAGCATCGAGCTTCTCGCAAGGACCGGCCGTCTTCTCCATGAGGCGGGCTACGTCCTCTCCAACGTGGACGCCACGGTCGTCTGCCAGGCCCCACGCCTTGCGCCCTACATAGAAGGGATGCGCCGCGCCATGGCCGAGACGGCCGGCGTGGACGTGGACCGCGTAAGCGTAAAGGCCACCACCACCGAGGGGCTCGGCTTCACCGGCACGGGCGAAGCCATAGCCGCCAGCGCCGTCGTGCTCGTCGAGGCGGCCGGCGGCGCAACGGACTGAGCGGTGGAAGCGCGCCCCGTGAGAACCCGCTTTGCGCCGAGCCCCACAGGCCCCCTACACGTGGGAGGGGCGAGGACGGCGCTCTTCAACTACCTCTTCGCCAGGGGCGCTGGCGGGGCCTTCGTCGTCCGCATGGAGGACACCGACGCCGCACGCTCGCGCGCCGAGTACGAAGGCGACATACTCGACTCGCTTGCCTGGCTCGGCCTCCACTGGGACGAAGGGCCGCGCAGGGGCGGACCCTTCGCCCCCTACCGTCAAAGCGAGCGGCTCGCTCTATACAGGCGTTACGCCGCAAGGCTCCTCGACGAAGGGAGGGCCTACCGCTGCTACTGCAGCGAAGAGAGGCTGAAGCGGCTGCGCGGCGCCTCGCTCGCCAGGGGTGTCGCCCCCCGCTACGACGGCCGGTGCCGCGACCTTCCGGCAAACCAAGCGCCCCAGGGCGTCAAGCCCGCCGTCCGCCTCCGCGTCGAGCCCGCGGAGATCCGCTTCGTCGACGGCGTCCACGGCGAGATGAGCTTCGACGGCGCCCACATAGGCGACTTCATCATCGTCGGCTCCGACGGAGCGGCCGCTTACAACCTCGCCGTCGTCATCGACGACGCATCCATGGAGATAACCGACGTCATAAGGGGTGACGACCACCTCTCCAACACGGCGCGCCAGTTGCTCCTCTTCGACGCCCTCGGACTGCGCCGCCCCCGCTACCACCACATACCGCTCGTCACCGACAGAGACGGCCGGCCGCTCTCCAAGCGCAGAAAGGACCTCTCCATACCCGCGCTGCGCCGGGCGGGCCACCTCCCAGAAGCGGTCGTGAACGCCCTTGCAAGGCTCGGCTGGTCCCCGGGCGAAGGGCTCCTCACCCTCGAAGAGATGAGCGCCGCCTTCGACACCTCGCGCCTGTCAAGGAGTCCGTCGGTCTTCGACACAAAGGGGTTGGAGCACTACGGAAGGCTCGCCGTGGCGGCGGCCGGCACCCGGCGGCTCGCCGCCATCGTCTCTGGCCGCTTCCCCGGGGCCGACAGGGGCCTTGTGGAAAGGACCGTCGAGGCCCTGAAGGGCGAGGCCCGCACCGTCGCAGAGCTCGAAGAGCTCGCCGCCCCGATAATCGAGGGCGGGCCGGAAACAGACGATGCCGCCGACCTCCTCGATAGCGGGCAGGCCGCCGCCGTGCTCCGCGCCTTCGCCGACGGGCTCAGGGGCGTCGAGGGGTTGAAAGGCCGGCGGCCGGGAGATATAATGGACGCCCTCAAGCGCCGCACGGCGCTGCGGGGCAAATCACTCTTCATGCCGCTGCGGGCGGCGCTCACGGGCCGGCTCTCGGGTGTAGACGTCTCCACCCTCATCGGGATCGTCGGCGCGGCCGAGGCGCTGCGCAGGGTGGAAAGAGCTCTCAGGCGAGGCAACCAAAGATGACCATAAGAGTATACAACACGCTGACCGGAACAAAGGAACCCTTCGAGCCGG
The sequence above is a segment of the Deltaproteobacteria bacterium genome. Coding sequences within it:
- a CDS encoding CarD family transcriptional regulator is translated as MKSIFKKGELAVYPAHGVGVIEDIMNKNVLGTEKTFYVLKVLDSEATILVPVDNASSVGLRRVVKKTMVPKVYNILKEKKDLDTDNQTWNKRYREYTEKIKSGCVMEVAKVLRDLYLLKEDKELSFGERKMLDTAKNLLVREIAVAKNAKQEKIEEELNRLMES
- the ispD gene encoding 2-C-methyl-D-erythritol 4-phosphate cytidylyltransferase, giving the protein MEAPEEIRSVAVIPAAGRGRRAGDRMKVYRPICGRPALAWTLDAFERCYLVDAVVVVAARDDVEYCLNEIVEKEGFGKVRMVIAGGRERQDSVAGALRRLREEDWDCVVVHDGARPLVRTDLIEDVVMAGRLFGAATAAVPVKDTVKEVRDGVVVRTIPREDLWAVQTPQAFRLDLLNRAHSEAAAGRVKGTDDAMLVERLGAQVRIVDGDYDNIKVTTACDFAVAEALLAARLHAEKGECEGR
- a CDS encoding 2-C-methyl-D-erythritol 2,4-cyclodiphosphate synthase: MSTAFRVGYGYDVHRLVTGRPLVLGGVEIPFHLGLAGHSDADVLVHAVMDAMLGAAALGDIGRHFPPGDPEYRDISSIELLARTGRLLHEAGYVLSNVDATVVCQAPRLAPYIEGMRRAMAETAGVDVDRVSVKATTTEGLGFTGTGEAIAASAVVLVEAAGGATD
- a CDS encoding glutamate--tRNA ligase, which produces MEARPVRTRFAPSPTGPLHVGGARTALFNYLFARGAGGAFVVRMEDTDAARSRAEYEGDILDSLAWLGLHWDEGPRRGGPFAPYRQSERLALYRRYAARLLDEGRAYRCYCSEERLKRLRGASLARGVAPRYDGRCRDLPANQAPQGVKPAVRLRVEPAEIRFVDGVHGEMSFDGAHIGDFIIVGSDGAAAYNLAVVIDDASMEITDVIRGDDHLSNTARQLLLFDALGLRRPRYHHIPLVTDRDGRPLSKRRKDLSIPALRRAGHLPEAVVNALARLGWSPGEGLLTLEEMSAAFDTSRLSRSPSVFDTKGLEHYGRLAVAAAGTRRLAAIVSGRFPGADRGLVERTVEALKGEARTVAELEELAAPIIEGGPETDDAADLLDSGQAAAVLRAFADGLRGVEGLKGRRPGDIMDALKRRTALRGKSLFMPLRAALTGRLSGVDVSTLIGIVGAAEALRRVERALRRGNQR